Proteins from a genomic interval of Geodermatophilus obscurus DSM 43160:
- a CDS encoding oxidoreductase gives MGLWSRLRRRTAGRATLDRGAGRADVAHLEQFVASRRGVEGYVEPRTAVTETTIVLVAADGEWTRRRIDGPEAARRLSRELGIPVYDAQVTGYPQRMRDWSKDRRPPTTR, from the coding sequence ATGGGGCTGTGGAGCCGACTGCGGCGGCGGACAGCGGGCCGCGCCACCCTCGACCGGGGTGCCGGGCGGGCCGACGTCGCCCACCTCGAGCAGTTCGTCGCCAGCCGGCGCGGCGTCGAGGGGTACGTCGAGCCCCGGACCGCGGTCACGGAGACCACCATCGTCCTGGTCGCCGCGGACGGCGAGTGGACGCGGCGCCGCATCGACGGGCCGGAGGCCGCCCGGCGGCTGTCCCGCGAGCTCGGCATCCCCGTCTACGACGCCCAGGTGACCGGCTACCCGCAGCGGATGCGGGACTGGAGTAAGGACCGCCGTCCCCCCACCACTCGCTAG
- a CDS encoding DUF4235 domain-containing protein produces the protein MTSSKGAKLVYRPIGLLGGVLAGVISGAVFKQVWKRVSNEDDAPDALQSEYRMREVVLAAALQGAIFAATKAAIDRAGARGFTKLTGSWPGD, from the coding sequence GTGACCAGCAGCAAGGGAGCCAAGCTCGTCTACCGACCGATCGGCCTGCTCGGCGGCGTCCTGGCCGGTGTGATCTCGGGCGCCGTCTTCAAGCAGGTCTGGAAGCGCGTGTCGAACGAGGACGACGCGCCCGACGCCCTGCAGAGCGAGTACCGGATGCGCGAGGTCGTGCTCGCCGCGGCCCTGCAGGGCGCGATCTTCGCCGCCACCAAGGCGGCCATCGACCGCGCCGGCGCGCGCGGCTTCACCAAGCTGACCGGCAGCTGGCCGGGCGACTGA
- a CDS encoding leucyl aminopeptidase, whose translation MPPTISATDRPLEKLSADAVVVGVGKGPDGPLPTPGAEAVDRLLGGRLLTALANLGARGAEDEVTRVASLGQGPFPVIAVVGLGAPRTGGGYAPEAVRRAAGAASRALSGRASVVTLLAAVGGTPDEQRLHAVGEGSLLGAYEFTAYKSDTDGRPTPPREFTVVVPDAGDAKAPLQRARAVADAITLVRDLVNTPPNDLYPAELAARGAAAGKAAGLKVEVLDEAALAAGGYGGVLAVGGGSARGPRLLRLTYSGKKARTKVALVGKGITFDSGGLSIKPAANMHHMTSDMAGAAAVIATVCLVAELGLPVEVTATVPIAENLPSGTAYRPADVVTFRNGKKAEITNTDAEGRVILADALARAAEDSPDAILETSTLTGAQLVALGSRTAGVMGSDDMRDAVVAASARSGEAMWAMPMPAELRRGLDSPIADFVNANADRMGGMLVGAHFLAEFVPAGVPWAHIDIAGPSYNTGAPWGYTPKGGTGVPVRTLLATIEDLIAG comes from the coding sequence GTGCCGCCCACGATCTCCGCCACCGACCGCCCGCTCGAGAAGCTCTCCGCCGACGCCGTCGTCGTCGGCGTCGGCAAGGGTCCCGACGGCCCGCTGCCCACGCCTGGCGCGGAGGCAGTCGACCGGCTGCTGGGTGGTCGGCTGCTGACCGCCCTCGCTAACCTGGGCGCGCGCGGCGCCGAGGACGAGGTCACCCGGGTCGCCTCACTGGGCCAGGGCCCGTTCCCCGTGATCGCCGTCGTCGGCCTCGGCGCGCCCCGAACCGGTGGCGGGTACGCCCCCGAGGCGGTCCGCCGGGCCGCCGGTGCGGCGAGCCGGGCGCTGTCGGGCCGCGCCTCGGTGGTCACCCTGCTGGCCGCGGTCGGCGGGACGCCCGACGAGCAGCGGCTGCACGCAGTCGGTGAGGGCAGCCTGCTCGGCGCCTACGAGTTCACCGCCTACAAGTCCGACACCGACGGACGGCCCACCCCGCCGCGCGAGTTCACCGTCGTCGTCCCCGACGCCGGGGACGCCAAGGCGCCGCTGCAGCGCGCCCGCGCGGTCGCCGACGCGATCACGCTGGTGCGCGACCTGGTCAACACCCCGCCCAACGACCTGTACCCCGCCGAGCTGGCCGCCCGCGGCGCGGCCGCCGGGAAGGCGGCCGGGCTCAAGGTCGAGGTGCTCGACGAGGCGGCCCTGGCTGCCGGAGGCTACGGCGGGGTCCTCGCCGTCGGGGGCGGCTCCGCGCGCGGGCCGCGCCTGCTGCGGCTGACCTACTCGGGGAAGAAGGCCCGCACGAAGGTCGCGCTGGTCGGCAAGGGCATCACCTTCGACAGCGGCGGTCTGTCGATCAAGCCGGCCGCCAACATGCACCACATGACGAGCGACATGGCCGGCGCCGCCGCCGTGATCGCCACCGTCTGCCTGGTCGCCGAGCTGGGCCTGCCGGTCGAGGTCACCGCCACCGTGCCGATCGCGGAGAACCTGCCCAGCGGGACCGCCTACCGCCCTGCCGACGTGGTGACCTTCCGCAACGGCAAGAAGGCGGAGATCACCAACACCGACGCCGAGGGCCGCGTCATCCTGGCCGACGCCCTCGCGCGAGCGGCCGAGGACTCCCCCGACGCCATCCTGGAGACCTCCACGCTCACCGGCGCGCAACTGGTCGCCCTGGGTTCGCGCACCGCCGGGGTCATGGGCAGCGACGACATGCGCGACGCCGTCGTGGCCGCCTCCGCCCGCAGCGGCGAGGCGATGTGGGCGATGCCGATGCCCGCTGAGCTGCGCCGCGGACTGGACTCGCCGATCGCCGACTTCGTCAACGCCAACGCCGACCGGATGGGCGGCATGCTGGTCGGGGCGCACTTCCTCGCCGAGTTCGTGCCGGCCGGGGTGCCGTGGGCGCACATCGACATCGCCGGCCCGAGCTACAACACCGGCGCACCCTGGGGCTACACGCCCAAGGGCGGCACCGGCGTCCCGGTGCGCACCCTGCTCGCGACGATCGAGGACCTCATCGCGGGGTGA
- a CDS encoding DUF3618 domain-containing protein — protein MSTPASQGPDRTTSGKTTPNDPDAIKADIEATREQLSRTVDELSHRLDVPERARERAYRARDTAVETYRESPPAVIGAGAGVVALLGLLVWRRRTKDRRVAKRAAKREAKRAAKVAAARRAATAKAARKRTKQAGKKAAKARRAVRRTK, from the coding sequence GTGAGCACGCCAGCCAGCCAGGGTCCCGACCGGACGACGTCCGGCAAGACCACCCCGAACGACCCGGACGCCATCAAGGCCGACATCGAGGCCACCCGCGAGCAGCTCAGCCGCACCGTCGACGAGCTGTCGCACCGGCTCGACGTCCCAGAGCGCGCCCGCGAGAGGGCCTACCGGGCGCGCGACACCGCGGTCGAGACCTACCGGGAGAGCCCGCCGGCGGTCATCGGCGCCGGGGCCGGCGTGGTCGCGCTGCTGGGCCTCCTCGTCTGGCGCCGCCGGACGAAGGACCGCCGGGTCGCCAAGCGCGCGGCGAAGCGTGAGGCGAAGCGGGCAGCCAAGGTGGCCGCCGCCCGCCGGGCCGCGACGGCGAAGGCGGCACGGAAGAGGACGAAGCAGGCGGGGAAGAAGGCGGCGAAGGCCCGCCGGGCCGTGAGGAGGACGAAGTGA
- the lpdA gene encoding dihydrolipoyl dehydrogenase codes for MSAPTSPADLVILGGGSGGYAAALRAAELGMSVVLVERDKVGGTCLHRGCIPTKALLHAGEVADLAREGEQFGVKTSLAGIDMDGVNNYKDGVISRLYKGLQGLIKSRKIQYVEGEGRLVSPTAVEANGQRYEGKHVLLATGSYARSLPGLDIDGTRVITSDHALNMDRVPASAIILGGGVIGCEFASAWKSFGVDVTIIEALPHLVPLEDESSSKLLERAFRRRKIGFELGSRFSGVQHTENGVKVSMENGKEFEAELLLVAVGRGPVSQGLGYEEAGVAMERGYVLVDEYLRTSVPTISAVGDLIPTLQLAHVGFAEGILVAERLAGLEPAPIDYAGVPRITYSDPEVASVGLTEAQAKERFGEIKTLNYDLGGNGRSQILKTAGAVKLVQAVDGPVVGVHMVGSRVGELIAEAQLIYNWEAEADDVAALIHPHPTQSEALGEAHLALAGKPLHVHG; via the coding sequence GTGAGCGCACCCACCTCCCCCGCCGACCTGGTCATCCTCGGTGGTGGCTCGGGTGGCTACGCCGCCGCGCTGCGCGCCGCCGAACTGGGCATGTCCGTCGTCCTCGTCGAGCGGGACAAGGTCGGCGGCACCTGCCTGCACCGCGGCTGCATCCCCACCAAGGCCCTGCTGCACGCCGGCGAGGTCGCCGACCTGGCTCGCGAGGGCGAGCAGTTCGGCGTCAAGACGTCACTGGCCGGCATCGACATGGACGGCGTCAACAACTACAAGGACGGCGTCATCTCCCGGCTCTACAAGGGCCTGCAGGGTCTGATCAAGAGCCGCAAGATTCAGTACGTCGAGGGCGAGGGCCGGCTGGTCTCCCCCACCGCGGTCGAGGCCAACGGGCAGCGCTACGAGGGCAAGCACGTGCTGCTGGCGACCGGCTCCTACGCCCGCTCGCTGCCCGGCCTCGACATCGATGGCACCCGGGTCATCACCAGCGACCACGCGCTCAACATGGACCGGGTGCCCGCCTCGGCGATCATCCTGGGCGGCGGCGTCATCGGCTGCGAGTTCGCCAGCGCCTGGAAGTCCTTCGGTGTCGACGTCACCATCATCGAGGCCCTGCCGCACCTGGTGCCGCTCGAGGACGAGTCGTCCTCCAAGCTCCTGGAGCGTGCGTTCCGCCGCCGCAAGATCGGCTTCGAGCTCGGCAGCCGCTTCTCGGGCGTGCAGCACACCGAGAACGGCGTCAAGGTGTCGATGGAGAACGGCAAGGAGTTCGAGGCCGAGCTGCTGCTGGTGGCCGTGGGCCGCGGCCCGGTCAGCCAGGGTCTGGGCTACGAGGAGGCCGGCGTCGCCATGGAGCGCGGCTACGTCCTCGTCGACGAGTACCTCCGCACCAGCGTGCCCACCATCTCCGCCGTCGGCGACCTGATCCCGACGCTGCAGCTGGCCCACGTCGGCTTCGCCGAGGGCATCCTGGTGGCCGAGCGGCTGGCCGGCCTCGAGCCCGCCCCGATCGACTACGCCGGCGTCCCGCGGATCACCTACTCCGACCCCGAGGTCGCCTCGGTCGGTCTCACCGAGGCCCAGGCCAAGGAGCGCTTCGGCGAGATCAAGACGCTGAACTACGACCTCGGCGGCAACGGCCGCAGCCAGATCCTCAAGACCGCCGGCGCCGTGAAGCTGGTGCAGGCCGTCGACGGCCCCGTCGTCGGCGTGCACATGGTCGGCAGCCGGGTCGGCGAGCTCATCGCCGAGGCGCAGCTGATCTACAACTGGGAGGCCGAGGCCGACGACGTCGCCGCCCTCATCCACCCGCACCCGACGCAGAGCGAGGCCCTGGGCGAGGCCCACCTCGCGCTCGCCGGCAAGCCGCTGCACGTGCACGGCTGA
- a CDS encoding YihY/virulence factor BrkB family protein — protein sequence MAGTRNRESAVDRIRERVEEKAARRAAAKAAEARGPHPQADRPPPGAPNEEQLPGVTADKPTEIPWRGWKQIVQRAWAENNADNMPIIGGGVAFFGFLAIFPALIAMMNIYGLVASPETVARQVEDLSAQLPESAADLIGDQLNAIVTNSGGALSFGLAASVLGALWSASGGVGNLVTAVNLAYDEVETRGFVKRKAISLGLTLGAIVFVLITFTLVAVVPNVLDALPLGPFATVLAQVVRWVVLLGIFAGSLAVLYRVAPDRDAPQLRWVSLGAIVVTVIWAVVSLGFSIYVDNFGSYDKTYGAIAGVIVLMLWLYLTCYLILLGAEINSEAEHQTAEDTTQGPPQPMGQRDATMADELPDPPVPTKESHRSA from the coding sequence GTGGCCGGCACCCGGAACCGTGAGAGCGCCGTCGACCGCATCCGCGAGCGGGTCGAGGAGAAGGCGGCGCGGCGGGCGGCGGCCAAGGCGGCGGAGGCCCGCGGCCCGCACCCGCAGGCCGACCGGCCGCCGCCGGGCGCACCGAACGAGGAGCAGCTGCCCGGCGTCACCGCGGACAAGCCGACCGAGATCCCCTGGCGGGGCTGGAAGCAGATCGTCCAGCGCGCCTGGGCGGAGAACAACGCCGACAACATGCCGATCATCGGCGGCGGCGTGGCGTTCTTCGGCTTCCTGGCAATCTTCCCGGCGCTGATCGCGATGATGAACATCTACGGGTTGGTCGCCTCCCCGGAGACCGTCGCGCGGCAGGTCGAGGACCTCTCGGCACAGCTGCCGGAGAGCGCCGCCGACCTGATCGGGGACCAGCTCAACGCCATCGTCACCAACAGCGGCGGAGCGCTCAGCTTCGGGCTGGCCGCCTCCGTGCTCGGCGCGCTGTGGAGCGCCTCCGGCGGCGTCGGCAACCTGGTGACCGCGGTGAACCTCGCCTACGACGAGGTGGAGACGCGGGGCTTCGTCAAGCGCAAGGCCATCTCCCTGGGGCTCACGCTCGGCGCGATCGTCTTCGTGCTGATCACCTTCACGCTCGTCGCGGTGGTCCCGAACGTCCTGGACGCGCTCCCGCTGGGCCCGTTCGCCACAGTCCTCGCGCAGGTGGTCCGGTGGGTCGTGCTGCTCGGGATCTTCGCCGGGTCGCTGGCGGTGCTGTACCGGGTCGCCCCCGACCGGGACGCCCCACAGCTGCGCTGGGTCAGTCTCGGCGCCATCGTGGTCACGGTGATCTGGGCCGTCGTCAGCCTCGGCTTCAGCATCTACGTCGACAATTTCGGGTCCTACGACAAGACCTACGGGGCCATCGCCGGCGTCATCGTGCTGATGCTGTGGCTGTACCTGACCTGCTACCTCATCCTGCTCGGCGCCGAGATCAACTCCGAGGCCGAGCACCAGACGGCGGAGGACACCACGCAGGGTCCGCCCCAGCCGATGGGCCAGCGCGACGCCACGATGGCCGACGAGCTGCCCGACCCGCCGGTGCCGACCAAGGAGTCACACCGCAGCGCCTGA
- the gcvT gene encoding glycine cleavage system aminomethyltransferase GcvT, which produces MTARTSPLHDRHVAAGAKLADFGGWSMPIEYAGGGVLAEHEAVRTGVGLFDVSHLGTATVRGPGAAAFVDSCLTNDLSRIGPGQAQYTMCCLPDGDPRAGGVVDDLIVYLHGPDDVLLVPNAANAAEVVARLAGAAPAGVTVTDRHTEVAVLAVQGPRSPQLLAFLGLPGELPYMSFVTGVGGGSAEVTVCRSGYTGEHGYELLVAADRAGELWDVLVETGQDEGLRLCGLGARDTLRTEMGYPLHGHELSPEITPVQARAGWAVGWRKPAFWGREALLAEREAGPARLLWGLRAPGRGIPRPGMAVLDADGARVGEVTSGTFSPSLRTGIALALLDTASGVAEGSELAVDVRGRPQTVQVVLPPFVPSHVR; this is translated from the coding sequence GTGACCGCGCGGACCTCACCCCTGCACGACCGGCACGTCGCGGCGGGCGCCAAGCTCGCCGACTTCGGGGGCTGGTCCATGCCGATCGAGTACGCCGGCGGCGGGGTGCTGGCCGAGCACGAGGCGGTCCGCACCGGCGTGGGCCTGTTCGACGTCTCGCACCTGGGCACGGCCACGGTGCGCGGACCGGGCGCGGCGGCCTTCGTCGACAGTTGCCTGACCAACGACCTGTCGCGCATCGGGCCGGGCCAGGCGCAGTACACGATGTGCTGCCTGCCCGACGGCGACCCGCGGGCCGGGGGAGTGGTCGACGACCTGATCGTCTACCTCCACGGCCCGGACGACGTCCTGCTGGTGCCCAACGCGGCCAACGCCGCCGAGGTGGTGGCCCGGCTGGCCGGTGCCGCCCCGGCCGGGGTGACGGTCACCGACCGGCACACCGAGGTCGCCGTCCTGGCCGTCCAGGGGCCGCGGTCACCGCAGCTGCTGGCGTTCCTGGGGCTGCCCGGCGAGCTGCCCTACATGTCCTTCGTGACCGGCGTGGGCGGCGGCTCGGCCGAGGTCACCGTCTGCCGCAGCGGCTACACCGGCGAGCACGGCTACGAGCTGCTCGTGGCCGCCGACCGGGCCGGCGAGCTGTGGGACGTGCTGGTCGAGACCGGGCAGGACGAGGGGCTGCGGCTGTGCGGCCTGGGTGCTCGGGACACGCTGCGCACCGAGATGGGCTACCCGTTGCACGGCCACGAGCTCTCTCCCGAGATCACACCGGTCCAGGCCCGCGCCGGGTGGGCGGTGGGCTGGCGCAAGCCGGCGTTCTGGGGTCGCGAGGCGCTGCTGGCGGAGAGGGAGGCCGGACCCGCCCGCCTCCTGTGGGGGCTGCGGGCGCCCGGCCGCGGCATCCCGCGGCCGGGGATGGCCGTTCTCGACGCCGACGGCGCCCGCGTCGGCGAGGTCACCAGCGGCACCTTCTCGCCGTCCCTGCGCACCGGCATCGCCCTGGCCCTGCTCGACACCGCGTCCGGTGTGGCGGAGGGCAGCGAGCTGGCCGTGGACGTGCGCGGGAGGCCGCAGACCGTGCAGGTCGTGCTGCCGCCCTTCGTGCCCTCGCACGTGCGCTGA